One stretch of Qipengyuania gelatinilytica DNA includes these proteins:
- a CDS encoding HD domain-containing protein codes for MLEAIDPDILAMLRTRHAEPQRHYHDWTHITALLGHLKRVEDRIADVRAVLHAILFHDAIYDPQAKDNERRSADLLVETGPPIERPTLELARSMILATEGHHLPEALAGSERGDTAYFLDMDLAILGASEERFDIYEGQIRREYAHVPDDRYREGRAAVLRGFAARERLYFSDWGRESFEDRARENLARSLGKLAR; via the coding sequence ATGCTCGAAGCTATCGATCCGGACATTCTGGCCATGCTGCGCACACGCCATGCAGAGCCGCAGCGCCACTACCACGACTGGACGCACATCACCGCCCTGCTGGGCCACCTGAAGCGGGTGGAGGATCGAATCGCGGACGTCCGGGCAGTGCTGCACGCGATCCTGTTCCACGATGCGATCTACGATCCGCAGGCCAAGGACAACGAGAGGAGGAGCGCCGACCTGCTGGTCGAAACGGGCCCGCCCATCGAACGGCCCACGCTCGAGCTCGCGCGCAGCATGATCCTTGCGACCGAAGGCCATCATCTTCCCGAAGCCCTTGCCGGGAGCGAGAGAGGCGACACTGCCTATTTCCTCGACATGGACCTCGCGATCCTCGGCGCATCGGAAGAGCGCTTCGACATTTACGAGGGCCAGATCAGGCGGGAGTATGCGCACGTGCCCGACGATCGGTACCGGGAAGGTCGCGCCGCCGTGCTGCGCGGCTTTGCCGCAAGAGAACGGCTCTATTTCAGCGATTGGGGGCGGGAAAGCTTCGAAGACCGGGCCCGGGAGAACCTTGCCAGGTCGCTCGGCAAGCTCGCCCGATAA
- a CDS encoding energy transducer TonB produces the protein MNKLFAISLATAVSAAILAVPATSQIVVTPSVPVEQAVKKVSRDFDRQINRIADRSNVHTGNGIAIVRFERDEEGDPANARIYRASGDKRIDRVSVRAVSGLRSLDTFPTALGEDQVFQANIIFADNRRSMEELTQELAALEEARLARGPEEREVIALGTYLANTTAQ, from the coding sequence ATGAACAAGCTTTTTGCAATTTCACTCGCCACTGCGGTTAGCGCCGCAATTCTTGCCGTCCCGGCAACTTCACAGATCGTCGTGACACCCAGTGTTCCGGTCGAGCAGGCTGTAAAGAAGGTCTCCCGCGACTTTGACCGCCAGATCAACCGGATCGCCGATCGCAGCAACGTGCATACCGGCAACGGGATCGCCATCGTGCGTTTCGAGCGTGATGAAGAAGGCGACCCCGCCAACGCCAGGATCTATCGTGCTTCCGGCGACAAGCGGATCGACCGCGTGTCGGTGCGTGCGGTAAGCGGTTTGCGCTCACTCGATACCTTCCCGACGGCTCTCGGCGAGGACCAGGTTTTCCAGGCGAATATCATTTTCGCGGACAACCGGCGTTCGATGGAAGAGCTCACGCAAGAGCTTGCCGCTCTTGAAGAGGCGAGGCTCGCACGTGGACCCGAAGAGCGTGAAGTGATCGCACTGGGCACATACCTCGCGAACACGACCGCGCAGTAA